A portion of the Malania oleifera isolate guangnan ecotype guangnan chromosome 3, ASM2987363v1, whole genome shotgun sequence genome contains these proteins:
- the LOC131150452 gene encoding protein DMP2-like produces MLSKKLIDPSSDFNSEAQMAGSSNESSSSTSQKKSYSDMTFSGIGNLIKLLPTGTVFAFQFLNPVLSNNGQCHPVNKVLTSVLIGLCGLSCFFSSFTDSYTGSDGATHYGFATTKGLWPSPDSSESVDESQYKLQVGDFVHSLFSVVVFAALALLDSNTVDCFYPSFESTQKALMMSLPPVIGVAASAVFAVFPCGRHGIGYPSSSNKSTSKK; encoded by the coding sequence ATGTTATCAAAGAAATTAATTGATCCATCTTCTGATTTTAATTCTGAAGCCCAAATGGCAGGAAGCAGCAACGAATCATCATCTTCCACCTCCCAGAAGAAATCATACTCTGACATGACATTTTCCGGCATCGGAAACCTCATCAAGCTCCTTCCCACCGGCACCGTCTTCGCCTTCCAGTTCCTTAACCCCGTCCTCTCCAACAACGGCCAGTGCCACCCTGTCAACAAGGTCCTCACCAGCGTCCTCATCGGCCTGTGCGGCCTCTCCTGCTTCTTCTCCTCCTTCACTGACAGCTACACCGGCAGTGACGGCGCCACCCACTACGGCTTCGCCACCACAAAGGGTCTCTGGCCGTCGCCCGACTCCAGCGAGTCCGTGGACGAGTCCCAGTACAAGCTCCAGGTGGGGGACTTCGTGCACTCCTTGTTCTCGGTGGTGGTGTTTGCGGCGTTGGCTCTTCTGGACTCCAACACGGTCGATTGCTTCTACCCTTCCTTTGAGTCGACTCAGAAGGCTCTCATGATGTCCCTGCCGCCGGTGATCGGCGTAGCTGCCAGCGCCGTGTTTGCCGTTTTCCCCTGCGGGCGCCATGGGATAGGGTACCCTTCAAGTTCAAACAAGTCCACATCCAAGAAGTAA
- the LOC131150453 gene encoding protein DMP2-like, with translation MLSKKLFDPSSDFNSEAQMAGSSNESSSSTSQKKSYSDMTFSGIGNLIKLLPTGTVFAFQFLNPVLSNNGQCHPVNKVLTSVLIGLCGLSCFFSSFTDSYTGSDGATHYGIVTTKGLWPSPDSSESVDVSQYKLQVGDFVHALFSVVVFAAVSLLDSNTVDCFYPSFESTQKALMMSLPPVIGVVASAVFAVFPCRRHGIGYPSSSNKSASKK, from the coding sequence ATGTTATCAAAGAAATTATTTGATCCATCTTCTGATTTTAATTCTGAAGCCCAAATGGCAGGAAGCAGCAACGAATCATCATCTTCCACCTCCCAGAAGAAATCATACTCTGACATGACATTTTCCGGCATCGGAAACCTCATCAAGCTCCTTCCCACCGGCACCGTCTTCGCCTTCCAGTTCCTTAACCCCGTCCTCTCCAACAACGGCCAGTGCCACCCTGTCAACAAGGTCCTCACCAGCGTCCTCATCGGCCTGTGCGGCCTCTCCTGCTTCTTCTCCTCCTTCACTGACAGCTACACCGGCAGTGACGGTGCCACCCACTACGGCATCGTCACCACGAAGGGTCTCTGGCCGTCGCCCGACTCCAGCGAGTCCGTGGACGTGTCCCAGTACAAGCTCCAGGTGGGGGACTTCGTGCACGCCTTGTTCTCGGTGGTGGTGTTCGCGGCGGTATCTCTTCTGGACTCCAACACGGTCGATTGCTTCTACCCTTCCTTTGAGTCGACTCAGAAGGCTCTCATGATGTCCCTGCCTCCGGTGATCGGCGTAGTTGCCAGCGCCGTGTTTGCCGTTTTCCCCTGCAGGCGCCATGGGATAGGGTACCCTTCAAGTTCAAACAAGTCCGCATCCAAGAAGTAA